One Vibrio sp. CDRSL-10 TSBA genomic region harbors:
- a CDS encoding NlpC/P60 family protein, whose product MKDVKILSYSKSRILIIATAFILLSGCSNTPTASEENLPTLSHQAEPVQVEAEQKEEALFEVFNQWRGVPYQLGGKTKDGIDCSAFVQIAFRDTWQQHLPRTTYSQSRLGAKIGYAQAQYGDLVFFKTAPQTRHVGVYIGNKRFMHASTSQGVMISRLDNPYWASTFWQFRRVEAAPQVN is encoded by the coding sequence ATGAAAGACGTCAAGATACTAAGTTATTCAAAATCAAGAATTCTCATTATTGCTACAGCCTTTATCCTGCTCAGTGGCTGTTCAAACACACCGACAGCAAGTGAGGAAAACCTACCAACACTCAGTCATCAAGCTGAGCCGGTACAAGTCGAGGCAGAACAAAAAGAAGAAGCGCTGTTTGAGGTATTTAATCAATGGCGCGGTGTGCCTTATCAACTGGGTGGGAAAACCAAGGATGGTATCGACTGCTCTGCTTTTGTACAGATAGCATTTCGCGATACATGGCAGCAACACCTGCCGCGCACCACTTATTCACAAAGCCGGCTTGGTGCAAAAATCGGTTACGCCCAAGCGCAATATGGCGATTTGGTATTTTTCAAGACGGCGCCACAAACCCGTCATGTCGGAGTCTATATCGGCAATAAGCGCTTTATGCACGCGTCTACTTCACAAGGCGTGATGATTTCCAGGCTGGATAATCCCTACTGGGCCTCAACATTCTGGCAATTTCGCCGGGTTGAAGCGGCCCCTCAGGTTAATTGA
- a CDS encoding DUF3802 family protein: MVVETDGYLALIEHLAMNMDVFTRDGDIGKESVEDVITDMVASNIMAIFEQNPELHSSVRFKLLKEADSVVEDLGEVLAGVWAKPATNEQIEFLDEYIALVKNLFDSAVSKYD; this comes from the coding sequence GTGGTTGTAGAAACCGATGGTTATTTAGCCCTTATTGAACATCTGGCCATGAACATGGATGTATTTACACGTGATGGCGACATAGGCAAAGAGAGTGTTGAAGATGTCATTACGGATATGGTTGCCAGCAATATCATGGCGATTTTTGAGCAGAACCCTGAACTTCACTCCAGCGTACGTTTTAAACTGCTGAAAGAGGCCGACTCAGTGGTTGAGGACCTTGGTGAAGTTCTGGCCGGCGTGTGGGCGAAACCTGCCACCAACGAACAAATCGAATTCCTTGATGAATACATTGCCCTGGTCAAAAACCTGTTTGACTCCGCAGTCAGTAAATATGATTAA
- a CDS encoding riboflavin synthase subunit alpha, whose product MFTGIVQGTAKVVTIEKKEKFQTHVLQLPAALGQGLTIGASVAHNGCCLTVTKIDGEEVSFDLMQETLRLTNLGAIEVGAEVNIERAAKFGDEIGGHHMSGHISEVGTIVEIIDSPNNKTIWFELPQQHMKYVLAKGYIGLDGCSLTIGEVKDNRFNVHLIPETMQRTLFGTRQVGDKINVEFDPQTQAIVDTVERVLAARA is encoded by the coding sequence ATGTTTACAGGTATTGTGCAAGGCACAGCAAAAGTTGTGACCATCGAGAAAAAAGAGAAATTTCAGACTCACGTTTTGCAGCTCCCTGCTGCACTGGGACAGGGGCTGACGATAGGTGCTTCTGTCGCTCACAATGGTTGTTGTCTGACGGTTACGAAAATCGACGGTGAAGAGGTTTCCTTTGACCTGATGCAGGAGACGCTGCGCCTGACTAATCTCGGTGCTATTGAGGTCGGTGCTGAGGTGAATATCGAACGCGCGGCTAAATTTGGCGATGAAATCGGTGGTCATCATATGTCTGGTCACATCAGTGAAGTGGGCACCATTGTTGAGATCATTGACTCACCAAACAACAAAACCATCTGGTTTGAGCTGCCACAGCAGCATATGAAGTACGTGTTAGCTAAAGGGTACATTGGCCTGGACGGATGTTCACTGACGATTGGTGAAGTGAAAGATAACCGTTTCAACGTCCATCTTATTCCTGAAACCATGCAGCGTACCCTGTTCGGCACGCGTCAGGTCGGGGACAAAATTAATGTAGAGTTTGATCCGCAGACTCAGGCAATTGTTGATACTGTCGAGCGTGTTTTAGCGGCCCGCGCCTGA
- a CDS encoding DUF3080 domain-containing protein has translation MRILIVILGAVMLSACDQAPALNDFNEYLTRIANVQDTDALPAPDEQLQRLPEKRDVTLPVESLTIGLLDSYELRKCDLFNLIAQRNSVLGKVQDGFHRFDYEVQLLQGLTRCTANPDISAKLQKQLSDIETSKRHDLPLHWYNLLYSSNAMRSQLSSHRWLDNGWDVSQITRALDAMAQIQQALTSQQLAINLPRLTPFQEVLDKQPLLGDLKYSLDNATLWLLTIHRQLADNDQQIICGPNRNQTKLTYLRNVFQSYYVEKIQPYLARLDALYLQLAPSLHMFEQQEPSRYHFAIEESHQAFRDATRQHMQYWQQLFQRCSVQVGNKVQ, from the coding sequence GTGCGCATACTGATTGTCATTCTAGGTGCGGTTATGCTGTCGGCTTGTGACCAGGCGCCAGCACTGAACGATTTCAACGAATATCTGACCCGGATTGCCAATGTTCAGGATACAGATGCTCTGCCGGCCCCTGACGAGCAGTTACAACGTCTGCCCGAGAAACGTGACGTGACTTTGCCTGTCGAATCCCTCACCATAGGTCTGCTCGACAGCTATGAACTGAGAAAATGCGATCTGTTCAACCTGATTGCTCAACGCAATTCCGTGCTGGGTAAAGTACAAGACGGGTTTCATCGTTTCGATTACGAGGTGCAACTGCTGCAGGGGCTGACCCGCTGCACAGCGAACCCGGACATATCGGCCAAACTGCAAAAGCAGCTCAGTGATATCGAAACCAGTAAACGACATGATTTGCCGCTGCATTGGTACAATTTACTCTACAGCAGTAACGCAATGCGGTCGCAATTATCCAGTCATCGCTGGCTGGACAACGGCTGGGATGTCAGTCAGATTACCCGGGCATTGGACGCAATGGCGCAGATACAACAAGCCCTGACCAGTCAACAGCTAGCCATTAATCTGCCCAGACTGACACCGTTTCAGGAAGTTCTCGACAAACAACCGCTGCTCGGCGATCTCAAGTATTCACTCGATAACGCAACACTGTGGCTGCTAACCATCCATCGCCAACTGGCTGACAACGATCAGCAGATTATCTGCGGGCCAAACAGAAACCAGACCAAGTTGACCTATCTGCGTAATGTGTTCCAGTCCTATTATGTGGAAAAGATTCAGCCCTACCTCGCCCGGCTGGACGCCCTTTACCTGCAACTTGCGCCATCATTGCATATGTTTGAGCAGCAAGAGCCTTCCCGCTACCATTTTGCGATTGAAGAAAGTCATCAGGCATTTCGTGACGCCACGCGCCAGCATATGCAGTACTGGCAGCAGTTGTTTCAGCGCTGCTCAGTGCAAGTGGGCAACAAGGTTCAATAA
- a CDS encoding DNA ligase: protein MPSKTTWLALSLLVPASVEAQTLPQPFVAVVEANSYYDELDLADYWASEKLDGIRAVWNGTQLLTRTGHPIHAPLWFTRVLPEHALEGELWAGRGHFALVQQTVLDQTPSDEAWQQIRFMLFDLPRASGDYRQRYQSLIELVEQIDATHIDYVEHQAIKSRDALMKQLERLSGADGEGIMLRKISALYRPGRSDDLIKLKQHQDAEAQVIGYRPGKGKYQGMMGAVLVRNSDGTEFAIGSGFSDEQRHSPPQIGSVVTYRFNGLTSQGKPRFARFVRVRRTD from the coding sequence ATGCCCTCAAAAACAACCTGGCTGGCACTAAGTTTGTTAGTCCCGGCCTCAGTGGAAGCGCAAACCTTACCGCAGCCCTTTGTGGCCGTAGTCGAAGCCAACAGTTACTATGACGAGTTAGATCTCGCAGATTACTGGGCGAGTGAAAAACTGGACGGAATTCGTGCTGTCTGGAACGGAACTCAGCTCCTCACCCGAACCGGTCATCCGATTCATGCTCCGTTGTGGTTCACCCGTGTACTGCCTGAACATGCGCTGGAAGGTGAATTATGGGCCGGACGCGGCCATTTTGCGCTGGTGCAGCAGACAGTCCTGGACCAAACGCCGTCTGATGAGGCCTGGCAGCAAATTCGCTTTATGTTGTTTGATTTGCCGCGCGCCAGCGGGGATTACCGGCAACGTTATCAAAGTTTGATTGAACTGGTTGAGCAAATCGATGCCACTCATATCGATTATGTGGAACATCAGGCGATCAAGTCCCGTGACGCCCTGATGAAACAGCTTGAACGTCTGTCCGGTGCTGACGGTGAAGGTATTATGCTACGTAAAATCAGCGCCTTGTACCGGCCCGGGCGCAGCGATGATTTAATTAAACTCAAGCAGCATCAGGATGCGGAAGCACAGGTCATTGGCTATCGTCCCGGTAAAGGCAAATATCAGGGCATGATGGGCGCAGTGTTGGTGAGAAACTCAGACGGAACTGAATTTGCTATCGGCAGCGGGTTTAGTGATGAGCAGCGCCACAGTCCGCCGCAAATTGGCAGTGTGGTTACGTATCGCTTTAACGGTCTGACCTCGCAGGGCAAGCCGCGTTTTGCCCGTTTTGTGCGTGTGCGCCGCACAGATTAA
- a CDS encoding patatin family protein: protein MADQKALVVEGGAMRGIFASGVLDSFMDSDYRPYDFVMGVSAGASNLVGYLSHQPLRSYQVITQLATSKTFYNPRRFLQGGNLVDVRWLIDEANRLYPIDEDRLFSSIPFFAAATNISTGKADYYQVTRDNFVTAIEATSALPLVYRNTPCFSGSCYTDGGVADSIPVKEAYRRGARDITVILSHPLSYQMRKPKSEWMMKRLFARYPEVAHSIIHRAEKYNGALEFIHNPPKDARIQVIAPPETFAVKRLTMKKPLLDRGYEMGVSAGRLHIQNQ, encoded by the coding sequence ATGGCAGATCAAAAGGCTTTAGTGGTGGAAGGCGGAGCAATGCGCGGTATTTTTGCCAGCGGTGTGCTCGATTCCTTTATGGACAGCGATTATCGCCCCTACGATTTTGTGATGGGGGTGTCGGCCGGAGCCTCGAATCTGGTCGGCTATTTGTCTCACCAGCCGCTGCGCAGCTATCAGGTCATCACGCAACTGGCGACCAGTAAAACATTCTACAATCCGCGCCGCTTTCTTCAGGGCGGTAACCTGGTTGATGTGCGCTGGCTGATTGACGAAGCCAATCGTCTTTATCCGATTGATGAAGATCGCTTGTTTTCGTCGATCCCCTTTTTCGCGGCCGCGACCAATATCAGCACCGGCAAAGCCGATTACTATCAGGTGACACGCGATAACTTTGTGACAGCGATTGAAGCCACTTCAGCGCTGCCTTTGGTATACCGCAACACGCCTTGTTTTTCCGGCAGCTGCTATACCGATGGCGGTGTTGCTGATTCGATTCCGGTCAAAGAGGCCTATCGTCGTGGCGCGCGCGACATCACGGTGATCCTGTCACACCCGCTCAGTTATCAGATGCGTAAACCGAAAAGCGAGTGGATGATGAAACGTCTGTTTGCCCGCTATCCTGAAGTTGCCCATTCCATCATTCATCGCGCTGAAAAATATAATGGTGCGCTGGAGTTTATTCATAATCCGCCTAAAGACGCGCGTATTCAGGTGATTGCGCCGCCTGAGACATTTGCAGTTAAGCGACTGACGATGAAAAAGCCGCTCCTCGATCGCGGCTACGAAATGGGCGTCAGCGCAGGCCGGCTACATATTCAAAACCAGTAA
- a CDS encoding siderophore ferric iron reductase — MTPATEQQSHSQQLPEANANLQAFEALFHYAQKITPYLHGEVSAVDTQRDAIVPGQDNSVVMAAIFDEISQATPAAGQAFWLTRTWGLLCWQPIFLSFIAIYSAKKLPDMTRIAQYRQPLFVAGFSFEPHAWQSGRRVNLIRQAATQLNHLFEQYRLELNETVRIRPGFTQHLLADSLLNCLIRLQQIRPAYTNQDIVAQARLWLEAFGLPDKHLSSLKLDEESGKVKLVRTSCCLVYKCEGRALCADCPRLDTNKHCTPLDITQLD; from the coding sequence GTGACCCCGGCAACCGAACAGCAATCTCACTCTCAGCAACTACCTGAAGCAAACGCGAACCTGCAAGCGTTTGAAGCTCTGTTTCACTATGCGCAGAAAATCACCCCGTACCTGCATGGCGAGGTCTCTGCTGTGGATACACAGCGCGATGCGATAGTGCCCGGACAGGATAACAGTGTGGTGATGGCGGCGATCTTTGACGAAATCAGTCAGGCAACACCGGCAGCGGGTCAGGCATTCTGGCTGACCCGAACCTGGGGGCTGCTGTGCTGGCAACCGATATTTTTATCGTTCATTGCTATCTACAGCGCGAAAAAATTACCGGATATGACGCGTATCGCCCAGTATCGGCAACCTCTGTTTGTGGCCGGGTTCAGCTTTGAACCGCATGCGTGGCAAAGCGGGCGTCGGGTCAATCTGATTCGTCAGGCGGCAACGCAACTCAACCACCTGTTTGAACAGTATCGGCTTGAACTCAACGAAACGGTCCGTATTCGTCCCGGCTTTACTCAGCATCTTTTGGCTGACTCACTGCTTAATTGCCTGATCAGGCTGCAGCAAATCCGGCCGGCTTACACCAATCAGGATATCGTCGCCCAAGCCAGACTGTGGCTGGAGGCGTTTGGGTTACCGGATAAACACCTCAGCAGCCTCAAACTGGATGAGGAATCAGGCAAGGTCAAGCTGGTGCGTACCAGTTGTTGCTTGGTTTACAAATGTGAGGGGCGGGCATTGTGTGCCGATTGCCCGCGTCTGGACACCAATAAACACTGTACGCCACTCGACATTACTCAGCTCGATTAA